The proteins below are encoded in one region of Oryzias melastigma strain HK-1 linkage group LG7, ASM292280v2, whole genome shotgun sequence:
- the arhgef3l gene encoding rho guanine nucleotide exchange factor (GEF) 3, like, with protein MEVEGTDELRTSWSDMSGDGHTVFYDHAGKKRKQDPAPEAVIRIIEQDEEEEEEGEMSPDHMKDSEEPSNKRVKPVGKSNSLTGVIPQMKTPALKRFSQSISRSISFRTEARPLPPALPRSRQKPSSFPRRRSSQCWSDTVESHDLTAKEIKRQEVIYELTQGERQLIEDLSLVKKVYYEPMLKLDIMSESELGQIFGTLESLIPLHTDLLSRLERLRGSEKTVGEVGPTLLNWFPCLEAYVTYCCNQVGAKALLDQKKNEKRVEHFLRLCQESSFSRKLDLWNFLDLPRSRLVKYPLLLKEIQKCTPPDHPDEDYLPDALELIQNIIAEVNKKTGEAECQFYRRGLHYLEDSQRLPEIQQSRFIYCHGELKNNKGQRLHVFLFELALVLTKPGEEKDGGHVFNVYRQPLPNALINLEEIPDGEAGGGGTFRGAFTGGNDKVKNCFRVSSRGRSKFNPYILQANDSFSRQQWITCLRQAIVQSRDRTAQTSQSRISLHPDSGLCHIAELSLSSDTDMADHTSR; from the exons ATGGAAGTGGAGGGGACTGATGAACTGAGGACTTCCTG GTCTGACATGTCAGGCGACGGTCACACAGTGTTTTATGACCATGCAGGG aaaaagagaaaacaagatCCTGCGCCTGAAGCTGTGATAAGAATCATAGAG caggatgaagaggaagaagaggagggcgAAATGTCACCTGACCACATGAAAGATTCAGAG GAGCCCAGTAATAAGAGAGTCAAACCTGTGGGGAAATCCAACAGCCTCACGGGTGTTATACCCCAAATGAAGACCCCAGCTCTGAAACGCTTCAGTCAGTCTATTTCA CGGTCTATTAGCTTTCGCACAGAGGCTCGACCTCTGCCCCCGGCTCTCCCCCGTTCTCGCCAGAAGCCCTCCTCGTTTCCACGCCGGCGCAGCAGCCAGTGCTGGAGCGACACAGTGGAGAGCCACGACCTCACGGCCAAGGAAATCAAACGCCAAGAG GTGATTTATGAGCTGACTCAGGGAGAAAGACAGCTGATAGAGGACCTCAGTTTGGTTAAAAAG GTGTACTATGAACCCATGCTGAAGTTGGACATCATGTCTGAGAGTGAGCTTGGACAGATCTTCGGTACTCTGGAATCCCTTATTCCCCTCCATACAG ATCTTCTAAGTCGCCTTGAACGCTTGAGGGGATCAGAAAAGACAGTTGGAGAAGTGGGGCCCACTCTGCTGAACTGG TTTCCTTGCCTCGAGGCCTATGTCACGTATTGCTGTAACCAGGTAGGAGCCAAAGCCCTGCTGGATCAGAAGAAGAACGAGAAAAGAGTGGAGCACTTTCTTCGGCTTTGCCAGGAATCTTCCTTCAGCAGGAAGCTGGACTTATGGAACTTTCTGGATCTCCCTCGATCCCGTTTGGTCAAATACCCTCTGTTACTGAAAGAAATACAGAAGTGCACTCCTCCAGATCACCCCGATGAGGACTACTTACCAGATGCT ttggAATTGATTCAGAACATTATTGCTGAGGTAAACAAAAAGACCGGTGAGGCAGAGTGCCAGTTTTATCGGCGAGGTCTCCACTACCTTGAAGACAGCCAAAGGTTACCAGAGATCCAACAGTCCCGCTTCATCTATTGCCACGGAGAGCTCAAGAACAACAAAGGACAG CGGTTGCACGTATTCCTGTTTGAGCTTGCTCTGGTGCTCACCAAACCTGGGGAGGAAAAAGACGGTGGACATGTCTTCAATGTGTACAGACAGCCGCTGCCCAACGCCTTAATAAATCTGGAGGAGATTCCAGATGGGGAAGCAGGTGGAGGAGGCACTTTCAGAGGAGCGTTCACTGGAGGAAACGATAAAG TGAAGAACTGTTTCCGAGTCAGCAGCAGAGGGCGCTCCAAATTCAACCCTTACATTCTGCAGGCCAATGACTCCTTCAGCAGGCAGCAGTGGATCACTTGTCTGCGCCAAGCCATTGTGCAGTCGCGGGACAGAACGGCTCAGACCAGCCAGTCGCGGATCTCTCTTCACCCTGATTCCGGCCTGTGTCACATAGCGGAGCTCAGCCTCAGCTCAGACACGGACATGGCGGACCACACCAGTCGCTGA
- the usp21 gene encoding ubiquitin carboxyl-terminal hydrolase 21: MPGSSGVSVEGSCKALCRTLVSQKGLQRETADISQSVLYTSLMGLLLVTDNEKDPLALGSGRVGLRNIGNTCFLNAVVQCLSHTRALRNYSLLKSYKHEKFSKEDAKLMEAFSQVLSGLWDVNDGDTVVNPRKFYSIFKDAVPYFSGYSQQDAQEFLRFLLDKLHTEINRRPNVRKTGKEPEQKYARFRIAEEAAAMWKKHLERDDSIIVELFSGQLRSSLHCSVCSHYSNTFDVFCDLSLPIPKRSSGREVTLWECLDLFSQEEKLDKENSPMCERCNRHTECTKRLSIQRFPQVLVIHLNRFTTSRWSISKSTMLVSFPITHLDLGPYGPADCGPVLYDLYAICNHAGTVNMGHYTACCLDENGWCFYNDSSVTALSENQLQTNQAYVLFYQRSSSTSATRK, translated from the exons ATGCCTGGTTCCAGTGGCGTCAGTGTGGAAGGCTCTTGCAAGGCCCTCTGTCGAACCCTCGTGTCTCAAAAAGGCCTCCAGAGAGAAACAGCCGACATCTCCCAGTCCGTGCTCTACACATCGCTGATGGGGCTGCTGCTGGTCACTGACAATGAG AAAGACCCACTCGCCTTAGGAAGTGGAAGGGTTGGTCTGAGGAACATAGGCAACACA TGTTTCCTGAACGCCGTGGTCCAGTGTCTGTCTCACACACGTGCTCTGAGGAACTACAGTCTCCTAAAGTCTTACAAGCACGAGAAGTTCTCCAAAGAGGATGCAAAGCTCATGGAAG CTTTCTCCCAGGTACTGTCAGGCCTGTGGGACGTCAATGACGGCGACACTGTTGTAAATCCCCGCAAGTTCTACAGTATTTTCAAAGATGCAGTGCCTTACTTCAGTGGATACAG TCAACAGGATGCTCAGGAGTTCCTCCGATTCCTACTAGACAAGCTGCACACTGAAATAAACCGCAGACCCAATGTGAGAAAAacagggaaggagcctgagcagAAATATGCCAGATTCAG GATTGCTGAGGAGGCAGCTGCCATGTGGAAGAAGCACTTGGAGAGAGATGACAGTATAATAGTAG AGCTTTTCTCAGGCCAGCTGCGGAGCTCGCTGCACTGCTCGGTTTGCTCTCACTACTCCAACACATTTGACGTGTTCTGTGATCTGTCATTGCCCATCCCTAAGAGGAGCTCTGGAAGGGAGGTCACCCTGTGGGAGTGCCTGGATCTCTTCTCCCAGGAGGAGAAACTGGACAAAGAGAATTCCCCT ATGTGTGAGAGGTGTAACCGGCATACGGAGTGCACCAAGCGGCTGAGCATCCAAAGATTCCCCCAGGTTCTAGTGATTC ATCTGAATCGTTTCACGACATCACGATGGTCCATCAGTAAGAGCACGATGCTTGTCTCTTTCCCAATCACTCACCTGGATCTTGGACCTTATGGACCAGCTGACtgcg GTCCTGTTCTGTATGATTTGTATGCTATATGTAATCATGCTGGGACAGTGAACATGGGCCATTACACCGCCTGCTGTTTAGATGAAAATGGCTGGTGTTTCTACAATGATTCAAG TGTGACAGCACTTTCTGAGAACCAGCTTCAGACCAATCAAGCCTATGTACTGTTTTACCagcgcagcagcagcacttCTGCTACCAGAAAATGA
- the LOC112159207 gene encoding transforming protein RhoA: protein MSAIRKKLVIVGDGACGKTCLLIVFSKDQFPEVYVPTVFENYVADIEVDGRQVELALWDTAGQEDYDRLRPLSYPDTDVILMCFSVDSPDSLENIPEKWTPEVKHFCPNVPIILVGNKKDLRNDENTRRELAKMKQEPVKFEDGREMANRISAFGYQECSAKTKDGVREVFEMATRAALQAKRNRKKPVCILL, encoded by the exons ATGTCTGCGATCAGGAAGAAGTTGGTGATCGTTGGGGATGGTGCTTGCGGGAAGACTTGTCTGCTTATTGTTTTCAGTAAAGATCAGTTTCCAGAAGTGTACGTGCCCACTGTGTTTGAGAACTATGTCGCAGACATCGAGGTGGATGGAAGGCAG gtAGAACTGGCGCTTTGGGATACAGCAGGTCAAGAAGACTATGACCGACTGAGGCCTCTGTCCTACCCCGACACTGATGTCATCCTCATGTGTTTCTCTGTGGACAGTCCTGACAGTTTAG AGAATATTCCAGAAAAGTGGACTCCcgaagtgaaacatttttgtccaaatgTCCCCATCATCCTGGTGGGAAACAAAAAAGATCTGCGCAACGATGAGAACACCAGACGAGAGCTTGCCAAAATGAAACAG GAGCCAGTTAAATTTGAAGACGGGAGAGAGATGGCAAACCGCATCAGTGCCTTCGGCTACCAGGAGTGTTCCGCCAAAACCAAAGACGGGGTGAGGGAAGTTTTCGAGATGGCAACAAGAGCAGCACTGCAGGCcaagagaaacagaaagaagCCCGTCTGCATCCTGTTATAG